The window GTGAGCCAGCCGTAGTCCTTGACCAGTTCCAGGCCGGGGTACAGCTTTTCCATCATGGTCTCGACCTGCGGGCCGGCGAACAGGCGCGCGTCGACGGTCTTGGTGGCGCCCGGCTCGATGGTGCCCAGCGAGGTCAGCATGCCCACCGAGTACAGGTTGGTGTCCACCTTGCGAACGAAGGGCTCGCGCTGCACGCCATCCGCCAGCAGCCAGGCCGTGGCGAAGTAATGCTGGACCATGGCTGCATAGCCATTGGCAGAGTCCTTGGGGATGTCGATCTTGCCGCTTTCGATGTCCTTGAACTCGATCTTCTGGTACTTCTTGGCTTCGGTGAAGACCGCTGGGCCCGTGAAGGTGGAGTAGAACGAGGACTCGCCGGGCGGCTTGTTGCCGTCACGCACCAGCTGCAGGTACAGCTGGGGCGACACGGCAGCACTACCGGTGTTCACGATCTCGTGCTTGACGGCGATGTCATAGGCGCCGCGCTTGATGGTCCAGGTCTTGACCAGCTTCACGCCACCTTGGTCGGGCGACTCGAAACGGATGCTCAGCTCGTCCTGCCCGTCCTTGAGTTCACGCGGGCCGGGCACGGCCGTCATCGCCGTCTTGTGCGTGGGGAAGGTACCGCCCACCAGGCCCGTCTGCGCCACGTAGACGCGCTGCGCGCTCTCGTCCAGCAGCAGGAAGTTGCGGGTCTTGTCGGTCATGTCGGCGTGCTTGAGCAGCTCGGCCTGCGTGAGCGAGCCGCCTTCACTGTCGAACACCAGACGGTACAGGTCGGTCTTGACTTCGATGCGCTCACGCTTGGCGGGCGCGGCCGCTGGCGTCGGCTGGCCGGGCACCGCTGCTGCGCCTTGAGCAACCGCAGTGGCTGCGGGCACGCTGGTGGCGGGCACGCTGGCTGCCCCGGTCGCGCTGGAAGCAGCACCGGCAGCGGGCGCCGTCACTGCAGGCGTGGTGGGGAAAAAGGTGGCCTTGTTGCCGTTGTGCAACTGCCACTTGTCCCACAGCAAAACCATGGAAAAGCCAAAAATCACCCACAGGATGGTGCGGCGAATGTCGTTCATGAAGACTTCTTTGGTGAGGATGATTGGGTGGTGGACGGATGACGCCGCGAAAAAAGCCGCATGCTGCGCGGCAGATCTTGCGGGACCGGATCGTGGCCCCCGTCACACCAAGGGTGGCAGCGTACCAGCCTGCGCACCGTGAGATAACTGCCTGTCAGAGCGCCGTGCTGCTCCAGCGCCTGCAGCGAATAGACCGAGCAGGTCGGCTCAAAGCGGCAGGCCGAGCCCAGCCAGGGGCTGAGGAACAACCGATAGCCTTTGACCACGCCGATCAGCAGGCGCTGCATCATGGGGCGGTCACCGGCTCTGCCACCGGCGGCACAGGTGCGGCAGCTGGAGTGGCTGAGGCCACTGCAGCGCCCGCATGCCGGGTGGCGTACCCGAACAGCTGCAGCAGCTCCGTGCGCACCGCCTGCTTGAGCTGGTCGGACGTGGCGCTCACAAACTGCTTGCGATCAAACGCCGAACGCAGGCGCACCACATGGGCGGCCTGCGGCAAACGCGCCTCAAACATGGCGCCCACGGTGTAAATCTGCCGCTTGATAGCGTTGCGCGTCACGGCGCGGCGCGCCCAGCGCTTGGGCACCATGGCACCCAGCCAGACGCCAGGAACGACAAACAGGGCCTGCGGCCCTTGCGTGTGCTGCAAGGAGCCGGGCCCTGTGGGTGCAACAGCAGCGGTTTGGCTAGCTGCAGCGCCATTGGCATCGAGTACCAAGCGGTGCAACGCAAAATGCGCCGTGCGGGAGACAGTGCCTCCCGCCATGGCAGCCTGGAACTGCGGCCGGGTTTTTAGCCTGTGCATGCAAGCGCCCCGTTTGGAACCTGGCGGTACAAACCGGGAACAGGCGGGGAGCAGGCCGTAGACCGTAACGGCCTTAGACGGCCAGGCGCTTGCGGCCCTTGGCGCGGCGTGCGTTGATAACGGCACGGCCGCCGCGGGTCTTCATGCGGACGAGGAAACCGTGGGTGCGCGCGCGGCGCGTCTTGGAGGGCTGGTAAGTACGTTTCATGGTGCTATTCCTTGAGGTTCAGTTCCGGACTGCTGCTCTTGAACCCCCTGCAATCTGCACAGCCACGCCGCAAAAACGGCGCCTTGGCGGCAGACCCACGGGGCAGAAATAACGGCGCGCCGGGTCAAATCACCCTGAACACATTCAGGGAAACCCAAAATTATCGCAGGCTTGTGGCTGGCTGGCAATGCCTTTCGGTGAGCGGGCCTTTATCAGCGAGCACTGGAACCCCGGGCGCTGCCCTCGATGGGCCTCTGTGTACAAGAGGGCGTCACGCAGCAGCGTGCGGCTCCGCGACCGTTTCTGCCCTCCATGGCAACCCCGGATTCCCCCGGACGACAGCCGCCATCAAATTGTGGATAACTCCTTGACAAGCTACAATCCACCGCCTCACCCCGTTCCTCCTATCCACAATAAGAATTCCCCAGAAATGACCGAGGAACCCACCCGCAGCTCCCCCAATTCGCCCGGCTCAGATGCCGGTCAGGGCCTGTGGCAAGCCTGCGTTGAGCAACTGGCACAAGACCTGCCAGAACAACAATTCAACACCTGGATCAAGCCCCTGGTGGCCCAGGTGGCCGAAGACTTCTCCAAAGTCACGCTGCTCGTGGGCAACCGCTTCAAGCTCGACTGGATCCGCGCTCAATACGCGGGCCGCATTGCCGCGCTGCTTGAAGGCCTGTATGGCCAACCAGTCACGCTGGAGTTAGCGCTCGCTCAGCGGGAATCTGTTGCCCGCACTTATGTGCGCCCCACGTCGCAGGAGCCCGCCAGCTCCGCAGCGCCCGCCGAATCCCCTTCCAGCAGCAACGATGAAGCCACGGCGGGTGCGTTCCGCAACCGCCTCAACGCCGCCCTCACGTTCGAGACCCTGGTGGAGGGCACAGCCAACCGCATGGCGCGCTCGGCGGCCATGCACGTGGCGGGCATGCCTGGCCACCTGTACAACCCGTTGTTCATCTATGGCGGCGTGGGCCTGGGCAAGACCCACTTGGTGCACGCTGTGGGCAACCGCCTGCTGCAGGACAAGCCCGACGCCAAAGTTCTCTACATCCATGCCGAACAGTTCGTGTCGGATGTGGTTAAGGCCTACCAGCGCCGCACCTTCGACGAGTTCAAGGAGCGCTACCACTCGCTCGACCTGCTGCTCATCGACGATGTGCAGTTCTTCGCCAACAAGGACCGCACGCAGGAAGAATTCTTCAACGCGTTTGAAGCCCTGCTGGCCAAGAAGTCGCACATCGTGATGACGTCGGACACGTATCCGAAGGGTCTGGCCAACATCCACGAGCGGCTGGTCTCGCGCTTCGATTCCGGCCTGACAGTGGCCATCGAGCCGCCCGAGCTGGAAATGCGCGTGGCCATCCTGATCAACAAGGCGCGCGTGGAGGGCACCGAGATGCCCGAGGAAGTCGCCTTCTTCGTGGCCAAGAACGTGCGCTCCAACGTGCGCGAGCTAGAAGGCGCGCTGCGCAAGATCCTGGCGTACTCGCGCTTCAACCAGAAAGAGATTTCGATCCAGCTAGCCCGCGAGGCGCTGCGCGACCTGCTGTCCATCCAGAACCGGCAGATCAGTGTGGAAAACATTCAGAAGACGGTGGCCGACTATTACAAGATCAAGGTCGCCGACATGTACAGCAAGAAGCGCCCAGCCAGCATTGCCCGCCCGCGCCAGATTGCGATGTACCTGGCCAAGGAGCTGACGCAAAAGAGCCTTCCCGAGATCGGAGAATTGTTTGGCGGACGCGACCACACGACCGTGCTGCATGCCGTGCGAAAGATTTCGGGCGAGCGCCAACAGCTGACTGAGCTGAACCAGCAGTTGCACGTGCTGGAGCAGACGCTGAAAGGCTGATGCCCCATGCGCTCCATGAGGCTGGTATCTGTAAGAACTTGTTCATTGCGCCTCCAAGAAGGCGAACAGCCGCTTACAGGGCAAAATGACGGATTGGGCAGCAGGGGGGGCACCACCCGTGCCGCTGCCGACGCACCGGTTTAGAAAATCCACAAGAGGTTGATGACATGATCGTCCTGAAGGCAACACAAGACAAGGTTCTCGCGGTACTGCAGTCCGTGGCTGGCATCGTGGAGCGCCGCCACACGCTGCCCATCCTGGCCAATGTGCTGATCCGCAAGACAGGCAATGCCCTGCAGCTGACGACCAGCGACCTCGAAATCCAGATCCGCACCACGGCCGAACTGGGCGGCGACACCGGCGACTTCACCACCACCGTGGGCGCGCGCAAGCTCATCGACATCCTGCGCACCATGCCCGGTGACCAGACCGTGAGCCTCGAATCCGCCCAGTCCAAGCTCATCCTCAAGGGTGGCAAGAGCCGCTTCACACTGCAGAGCCTGCCCGCCGAAGACTTCCCGCTGGTGCAAGAGTCTGCAGCCTTCGGCCCCGTGTTCGCCGTGCCACAAAAAACGCTCAAGGACTTGCTGGGCCAGGTGTCGTTTGCGATGGCCGTGCAAGACATCCGCTACTACCTGAACGGCATCCTGTTCGTGGCCGAGGGCAAGACACTGAGCCTGGTCGCCACCGACGGCCACCGCCTGGCCTTTGCCAGCGCCACGCTGGATGTGGAAGTGCCCAAGCAGGAAGTCATCCTGCCGCGCAAGACCGTGATCGAGTTGCAGCGCCTGCTGTCTGATGCCGGTGGCGAGAACCAGCCCCACATCGAGATGCAGTTCGCCAACAACCAGGCCAAGTTCACCTTTGGCGGCATGGAGTTCGTCACCAAGCTGGTCGAAGGCAAGTTCCCTGACTACAACCGCGTCATCCCCAAGAACCACCACAACAGCGTGACCCTGGGCCGCGCCCCCCTGCTGGCCAGCCTGCAGCGCACGGCCATCATGACCAGCGACAAGTTCAAGGGCGTGCGCCTGAACCTGGAGCCCGGCACCCTGCGGGTGGCGTCCAACAACGCCGAGCAGGAAGAAGCCGTGGACGAGCTCGACATCGACTACGGTGGCGACACCATCGAGATCGGCTTCAACGTGACCTACCTCATCGACGCCCTGGCCAACATGGGCCAGGACATGGTGAAGGTGGAATTGTCGGACGGCAACAGCTCTGCGCTGCTGACCATCCCCGAGAACGACAGCTTCAAGTACGTCGTGATGCCCATGCGCATCTGAGGCAGCGTGACGCCAGCCCTGTCCCACAGTCGCCTTAACGTACTGTAAACGCTACTGTATTGATAGCTGCAAGCGCATATTCAATATGCGCTTGCGCCCAATTTGACCATTGAACACATTGGAAACCCCGGTTTCCACGGATCCCAAGGCCCACCATGACCGTTGACAACATTCCTTCCGAGCCCGAATCCTCCGGCGTCTCCGGCCATGTGGAGCCCACCGTCAACAAGATCGACACCAACCAGGCCGGCGCCAGCGAAAGCTACGGCGAAGGCGCCATCACCATCCTCGAAGGCCTGGAGGCCGTGCGCAAGCGCCCCGGCATGTACATCGGCGACACGAGCGACGGCACCGGCCTGCACCACCTGGTGTTCGAGGTGGTGGACAACTCCATCGACGAAGCCCTGGCGGGCCACTGCGACGACATCGTCGTCACCATCCACACCGACAACTCCATCAGCGTCACCGACAACGGCCGCGGCATCCCCACCGGCGTGAAGATGGACGACAAGCACGAGCCCAAGCGCAGTGCTGCCGAGATCGCGCTGACCGAACTGCACGCGGGCGGCAAGTTCAACCAGAACAGCTACAAGGTCTCCGGCGGCCTGCACGGCGTGGGCGTGAGCTGCGTGAACGCATTGAGCAAATGGCTGCGCCTGACCGTGCGCCGCGAAGGCAAGGTGCACCAGATCGAATTTGCACGCGGCTTCGTACAAGACCGCCTGCTCGACACCGTGGACGGCTTTGAAGTCAGCCCCATGAAGGTGACCGGCGAGACCGAAAAGCGCGGCACCGAAGTGCACTTCCTGCCCGACACCGAGATCTTCAAAGAGAACAACGACTTCCACTACGAGATCCTGGCCAAGCGCCTGCGCGAACTCTCGTTCCTGAACAACGGCGTGCGCATTCGCTTGAAGGACGAGCGCAGCGGCAAGGAAGACGACTTCTCGGGCGCGGGCGGCGTGCGCGGCTTTGTCGAGTTCATCAACAAGGGCAAGACCGTTCTGCACCCCACCTCGTTCTACGCCGCAGGCGAGCGCCCGGCCGAAACGTACGGCGGCATCCCCGGCACGCATATCGGCGTG of the Acidovorax sp. 107 genome contains:
- the dnaN gene encoding DNA polymerase III subunit beta translates to MIVLKATQDKVLAVLQSVAGIVERRHTLPILANVLIRKTGNALQLTTSDLEIQIRTTAELGGDTGDFTTTVGARKLIDILRTMPGDQTVSLESAQSKLILKGGKSRFTLQSLPAEDFPLVQESAAFGPVFAVPQKTLKDLLGQVSFAMAVQDIRYYLNGILFVAEGKTLSLVATDGHRLAFASATLDVEVPKQEVILPRKTVIELQRLLSDAGGENQPHIEMQFANNQAKFTFGGMEFVTKLVEGKFPDYNRVIPKNHHNSVTLGRAPLLASLQRTAIMTSDKFKGVRLNLEPGTLRVASNNAEQEEAVDELDIDYGGDTIEIGFNVTYLIDALANMGQDMVKVELSDGNSSALLTIPENDSFKYVVMPMRI
- the yidC gene encoding membrane protein insertase YidC, which translates into the protein MNDIRRTILWVIFGFSMVLLWDKWQLHNGNKATFFPTTPAVTAPAAGAASSATGAASVPATSVPAATAVAQGAAAVPGQPTPAAAPAKRERIEVKTDLYRLVFDSEGGSLTQAELLKHADMTDKTRNFLLLDESAQRVYVAQTGLVGGTFPTHKTAMTAVPGPRELKDGQDELSIRFESPDQGGVKLVKTWTIKRGAYDIAVKHEIVNTGSAAVSPQLYLQLVRDGNKPPGESSFYSTFTGPAVFTEAKKYQKIEFKDIESGKIDIPKDSANGYAAMVQHYFATAWLLADGVQREPFVRKVDTNLYSVGMLTSLGTIEPGATKTVDARLFAGPQVETMMEKLYPGLELVKDYGWLTILSKPLYWLLDQLHKLLNNWGWSIVALVLLLKIAFYWLNAKAYASMAKMKAINPKITEMRERLKDKPQQMQQEMMRIYREEKVNPMGGCFPIMIQIPVFIALYWVLLSSVEMRNAPWIGWIHDLSAPDPFFILPLLMTASSLLQTALNPAPPDPMQAKMMWFMPLIFSVMFFFFPAGLVLYWLTNNILSIAQQWIINTRMGVPPQFNLPKFK
- a CDS encoding ribonuclease P protein component, which codes for MHRLKTRPQFQAAMAGGTVSRTAHFALHRLVLDANGAAASQTAAVAPTGPGSLQHTQGPQALFVVPGVWLGAMVPKRWARRAVTRNAIKRQIYTVGAMFEARLPQAAHVVRLRSAFDRKQFVSATSDQLKQAVRTELLQLFGYATRHAGAAVASATPAAAPVPPVAEPVTAP
- the yidD gene encoding membrane protein insertion efficiency factor YidD, which gives rise to MMQRLLIGVVKGYRLFLSPWLGSACRFEPTCSVYSLQALEQHGALTGSYLTVRRLVRCHPWCDGGHDPVPQDLPRSMRLFSRRHPSTTQSSSPKKSS
- the dnaA gene encoding chromosomal replication initiator protein DnaA yields the protein MTEEPTRSSPNSPGSDAGQGLWQACVEQLAQDLPEQQFNTWIKPLVAQVAEDFSKVTLLVGNRFKLDWIRAQYAGRIAALLEGLYGQPVTLELALAQRESVARTYVRPTSQEPASSAAPAESPSSSNDEATAGAFRNRLNAALTFETLVEGTANRMARSAAMHVAGMPGHLYNPLFIYGGVGLGKTHLVHAVGNRLLQDKPDAKVLYIHAEQFVSDVVKAYQRRTFDEFKERYHSLDLLLIDDVQFFANKDRTQEEFFNAFEALLAKKSHIVMTSDTYPKGLANIHERLVSRFDSGLTVAIEPPELEMRVAILINKARVEGTEMPEEVAFFVAKNVRSNVRELEGALRKILAYSRFNQKEISIQLAREALRDLLSIQNRQISVENIQKTVADYYKIKVADMYSKKRPASIARPRQIAMYLAKELTQKSLPEIGELFGGRDHTTVLHAVRKISGERQQLTELNQQLHVLEQTLKG
- the rpmH gene encoding 50S ribosomal protein L34; the encoded protein is MKRTYQPSKTRRARTHGFLVRMKTRGGRAVINARRAKGRKRLAV